The genomic window TCCCCAAACATTAGAAAAAGTGACTTCGTTTTCAGCAAAACTCGATTTGTCCATAATCTGATAACCGTTTCCTGTATAAAAGTCCTGCATGTTATCAAAAAAAGCATCGCCACCGTACATAAATTTAACATTGTAGCCCTTTTTAAGGAAAACTGATCCAGTTGAGAATTTATTCTTATTGTCTTCTCTTTTTACAACACTTTCACCAGCAGTTGGAGGCAAACATAAAGTAACAGCTTCAAGTCCACGAACTGTACGATTTCCTGCGGCGTAAATATTTGTAAAGAGTAAACTTTTTTGTGCAAGACTGTCTAAAAATGGCGTAATGTTTTGTTCGTTTCCATATACTTTCATGAAATCAGCACTTAAGCTTTCAATCGTAATTAATACCACATTTTTATGCTGTTCTAGAGAATCTTCTTTTATTTCTCGTAATGTGTTTTTTCCAGATATAGAAGGGAAATCTTTCTTTAACAGAGCAAATGCTTCTTCGTTTGGAATTGTTTTATAAAATTTAAAATAATCCAATTTGTTATTCTGGAAAGCTAGATAGAATTTATAGATTCCGTTAGATTGTAACTCATTAACAAAGACGTTTTTAGAGTTTTCTGTTTTGGCTAATCCTGGTACAGCTACTAAAGACACAAAAAATAGTACTGCATAAAGAGCTGTAATTTTTATTTTCTCACTAAAACTTGGAATTTCATCAATATAATTTCTTGATTTCTTGATAATAAAATAAGTGATGATTGCTGTAATGATGAATAAAGCTGAAAATATCGGAATTACTGGATAGGACTGCATAATGTTTCCGATAACTTCATTGGTGTAAATCAAGTAATTGACAGCTATGAAGTTGTATTTTACACCAAACTCATTCCAGAAGAAAAATTCACTTAATGCATTCTGAAGAATAACAAAAACGTATAAAAAGATCACAAATGCAAAAAGCCAAAACCTGATTTTATCTCTATGTTTTGGAAGAAAAAGAAAAAGTGCAAACAAAAGTGTTTTTAACGAAACAAAAATCAAAACGATTTTGGGTAAAGCACCGCCATATTCATCAAAAATGCTTTTCCCTGAGGCGATATAAAGTAAAAGCGCCATAAAACCTGCTAGTATAATATACCCGTAAGGCTTGTTGTATTTTGAATTGGAAATAAAAATAAGGTAAAGCCACAAAAAGCCCGAAGCTAGTACAAATACAAAAGAGTCTGATAGTAAACCAAATGAAAATATTTTTAGGCTCTCTGCAAATGTAAATGAACTTTGGGTAATAGGATGAAATAGCAATACTATTCTAAGCGTAAAACTCACTATAAAGTACAGTAAAGCAAGGTTGTAAAAAGGAGAAAGTTTTTTGTAAAAATTCATCGGACTTATTTTTTTACAAAATTAATTTCGAATGATTAATGCCAGATTAAGTTCGACTTTTACCTTACTTAACATTAACTTAAAGTTTGCTTAAGACACTGGTTTTCTTTATTTATTGATGGGTTGGATTCTTTCTGAGAGCTAAATTATCTATCTTTGAATGGCAAAAATGAAATTCAAATTTAATCAGATACGATAAATGCATATTTTAATAGTTGAAGACGAAGTAGGAATTGTTCAATTTCTAAAACAAGGGTTGCAAGAAGAGGGATATCAAATAACTACTGCTGCTGATGGTTCTAAAGGGTTTGAACTCGTTCAGGAACAAAAATTTGACTTAATTCTTTTAGATTGGATGTTGCCAAAGATTAATGGTCTTGATTTGTGCAAAGCTATTAGAGTTAAAGATCAAGAGACTCCAATCATTTTTTTGACGGCAAAAGACACGGTTCAAGAAACTATTGAAGGTCTGAAAGCCGGTGCAAACGATTATATTAAAAAACCTTTCAGTTTTGAGGAATTGGTGGAGCGAATTAAAGTTCATTTTAGAAATAAAAAACAAACTGAGACTCTAACACTGGGAAACATTACAATGGACTTATCTAGACATATTGTATTGAAAGGAGACGAAGAAATTTCGTTAACCCAGCGAGAGTTTGAGCTATTAGCATACCTAATTCAGCATAAAGGAAAAGTCTGCACTAGAAACCAGATTTTAAGAGACGTGTGGGAGATTAGTTTTGAGTATGATACTGGCGTTATAGATGTCTTTATGAATGCAATTCGAAAAAAACTGAACCTTAAAATTGAAGAAGACTATATTAAAACCATCCGAGGCATTGGATATATTGCCAATGATTAGCAAATGACATCATTATCTTTTAAAAACAGAATAGCATTAAACTATATTGTAGGAACGGGACTGCTAGTTTTGGTGGTCTTTTCTGCCATTTATTTTATTGTAAAACTGACCGTTTATAATCACATTGATGAAAATTTGAACATAGAAGTTCAAGACCATTTTAAGGAACTAAGAATAGAAAAAGGTGTTGTAATCTTTATGGATGCCGAAGAATGGGAGGAAAGAGAACATAATTCGGTTGACGTAAATCCAATTTTTGTTCAGTTTTTAAATTTGAACAAACAGATTATCGAAAAATCTCCCAATTTAAAAAATGAGAAACTTGTTTTTTATCAAAAAAAAGAGGATTTCCATCCTTTTGATACTCATCTATTAGGAAATAAAATTCGTCAAATTCAGGTTCCGCTCCATGTGCAGTCTAAAAAAGTTGGTTATTTGATTATTGCGATGTCGCTGTCAGATTCTTCAAAAGTTTTAGATAATCTTATGGATGCTTTATTGATTACTTTTCCCATCATTTTGCTGATATTGTTTTTCTTGGCTAGATTTTATGCGGGTCGAAGCATTAAACCCATAAATAATATCATTCAGACTGCTAAGATTATTACGAAAGACAATCTGAAAGCGCGTATTCCATTGCCAAAAACAAGAGATGAATTATTTACGCTTTCTAAAACCATTAATAATTTGTTGAACCGTATTGAAGATGCTATTGAACGTGAAAAACAATTTACTTCTGATGCTTCTCATGAGCTAAGAACACCTCTTACGGTTATTAAAGGAACACTTGAAGTGCTTATACGTAAACCTCGAGATAATAAGGAATACGAAGAGAAAATTAACTATTGTATTAATGAGGTTGATCACTTAAATTCTCTAGTGGATCAGTTACTTATGATGGCTCGTTTTGAGAACCAAAAACAGAATATTCTTAAAGAAAATGTCTACTTAAATGCTGTTGTTTTAGACGTTCTGAAGTTAAATACAGAGAAAATTAAATCAGGAGGAATAAATGTAGTTTTAGAAGCGTCAGAAGAATTTTGTATTTACTCAGATAATTATTTAACAGTAACAATTCTGCGAAATATAATTTCAAATGCGGTAAAATATTCAAAACCTGACAGTGAAGTTAGAATTTCATTATCGAGAGAAAATCAGAAAATTATCTGTAATATTTTGGATCATGGAATAGGAATTGCCAAAAAAGATCTTGAGTCAATTTTAAATCCTTTTTTCAGATCAGATTCGCTAAGTCATTCAGAAATTAAAGGAACTGGTCTTGGATTGTTTATTGTGAAAAGAATGACAGATTTGCTTAAAATTAAGTTTAAAATTGAAAGTGAAATTGGGGTAGGCACTAAAGTACTATTGGTTTTTGATGAATATGATAATTCGTTAAAGTAATTTTAAAATTATTAGTCATATTGCCGTCTGCAATGATTTTTAACAATAAACTATCGTTAAGTTAAAATAAAAATTGCTTTTTAAATATTTTATCTAGTATATTTGCAACCGAATCA from Flavobacterium sp. KACC 22763 includes these protein-coding regions:
- a CDS encoding LTA synthase family protein — protein: MNFYKKLSPFYNLALLYFIVSFTLRIVLLFHPITQSSFTFAESLKIFSFGLLSDSFVFVLASGFLWLYLIFISNSKYNKPYGYIILAGFMALLLYIASGKSIFDEYGGALPKIVLIFVSLKTLLFALFLFLPKHRDKIRFWLFAFVIFLYVFVILQNALSEFFFWNEFGVKYNFIAVNYLIYTNEVIGNIMQSYPVIPIFSALFIITAIITYFIIKKSRNYIDEIPSFSEKIKITALYAVLFFVSLVAVPGLAKTENSKNVFVNELQSNGIYKFYLAFQNNKLDYFKFYKTIPNEEAFALLKKDFPSISGKNTLREIKEDSLEQHKNVVLITIESLSADFMKVYGNEQNITPFLDSLAQKSLLFTNIYAAGNRTVRGLEAVTLCLPPTAGESVVKREDNKNKFSTGSVFLKKGYNVKFMYGGDAFFDNMQDFYTGNGYQIMDKSSFAENEVTFSNVWGVCDEDMYNKAIKVMNAEAKQNKPFFNHIMTVSNHRPFTYPNNKIDIPGNIKSRDGGVKYTDYALKQFFNQASKQPWFKNTVFVIIADHCASSAGKTELPLDKYRIPALIYSPDMKPEKFNKLMSQIDIMPTLFGLLNFDYESKFFGQDVFKPSYQPRAFIATYQDLGLIKDNVLTILSPKQQIKQFQLKLNEKAGISPEFQIHYDEIPLKTENKNLLDETISYYQSASYVLKEKEYQFKDLTNKNKKLYANVR
- a CDS encoding response regulator transcription factor, with protein sequence MHILIVEDEVGIVQFLKQGLQEEGYQITTAADGSKGFELVQEQKFDLILLDWMLPKINGLDLCKAIRVKDQETPIIFLTAKDTVQETIEGLKAGANDYIKKPFSFEELVERIKVHFRNKKQTETLTLGNITMDLSRHIVLKGDEEISLTQREFELLAYLIQHKGKVCTRNQILRDVWEISFEYDTGVIDVFMNAIRKKLNLKIEEDYIKTIRGIGYIAND
- a CDS encoding sensor histidine kinase, whose product is MTSLSFKNRIALNYIVGTGLLVLVVFSAIYFIVKLTVYNHIDENLNIEVQDHFKELRIEKGVVIFMDAEEWEEREHNSVDVNPIFVQFLNLNKQIIEKSPNLKNEKLVFYQKKEDFHPFDTHLLGNKIRQIQVPLHVQSKKVGYLIIAMSLSDSSKVLDNLMDALLITFPIILLILFFLARFYAGRSIKPINNIIQTAKIITKDNLKARIPLPKTRDELFTLSKTINNLLNRIEDAIEREKQFTSDASHELRTPLTVIKGTLEVLIRKPRDNKEYEEKINYCINEVDHLNSLVDQLLMMARFENQKQNILKENVYLNAVVLDVLKLNTEKIKSGGINVVLEASEEFCIYSDNYLTVTILRNIISNAVKYSKPDSEVRISLSRENQKIICNILDHGIGIAKKDLESILNPFFRSDSLSHSEIKGTGLGLFIVKRMTDLLKIKFKIESEIGVGTKVLLVFDEYDNSLK